The following are from one region of the Paenibacillus sp. KS-LC4 genome:
- a CDS encoding glycosyltransferase yields the protein MLVSIITVYYNRVNQVAESIQSLLDQTYANTEIILVDDGSTDGTLQALEAFRDPRIRLISHSNRGFTRSVIEAVKQSKGEVVAIHGSGDISFPERIEEQVKVLQSRPEVGVVGCIVENVNKVTNTTTIYNKYKPGVRGMEQLLQNNFYTHGEVAFRREAYEQAGGYRELFKFTQDYDLWLRMGLVTEFALVQKLLYRRYTLPDGVSGSVEKMMVQQYLAELGRQCAELRIREGRDLIDRYGVHALFFLKRSKRLALKLFNLGVSAIVNERDMDKAKRLVQLSLEQNWTARGSVLSGLLAVLTRFEGGKKAMLSMLLLLRQVKKKVEKAA from the coding sequence ATGCTGGTATCAATTATCACGGTGTATTACAACCGGGTCAATCAAGTGGCGGAGTCGATTCAAAGCCTGCTTGACCAGACGTATGCGAATACGGAAATTATTTTGGTTGATGACGGCTCGACGGACGGTACGTTGCAGGCGCTGGAAGCTTTCCGAGATCCGCGCATTCGGCTGATCAGCCACAGCAATCGCGGCTTCACCCGTTCGGTCATCGAAGCGGTGAAGCAGAGCAAGGGTGAAGTCGTAGCCATTCACGGCTCTGGCGATATTTCGTTCCCGGAGCGTATAGAGGAGCAGGTAAAGGTGCTGCAAAGCAGGCCGGAGGTAGGCGTCGTTGGCTGTATTGTCGAGAACGTCAACAAGGTGACGAACACAACGACGATTTATAACAAGTATAAGCCGGGAGTCAGGGGCATGGAGCAGCTGCTGCAAAATAACTTCTACACCCACGGCGAGGTTGCGTTCCGCCGTGAGGCTTACGAGCAGGCGGGCGGCTACCGCGAGCTGTTCAAGTTCACGCAGGATTACGATTTATGGCTGCGGATGGGGCTCGTCACGGAGTTTGCGCTCGTCCAGAAGCTGCTGTATCGCAGATACACATTGCCTGACGGCGTAAGCGGCTCCGTTGAGAAAATGATGGTGCAGCAATATCTTGCCGAGCTCGGCAGGCAGTGCGCCGAGCTTCGGATTCGCGAAGGGCGCGACCTGATTGACCGCTACGGCGTGCATGCCCTATTTTTCCTGAAAAGATCGAAGCGCCTCGCGCTCAAGCTGTTCAATCTCGGCGTTTCCGCCATTGTAAATGAGCGGGACATGGATAAGGCGAAGCGGCTCGTGCAGCTCAGTCTGGAGCAAAATTGGACGGCAAGAGGCAGCGTGTTATCGGGGCTGCTGGCTGTGCTGACCCGTTTCGAGGGCGGCAAAAAAGCGATGCTGTCGATGCTGCTCTTGCTGCGGCAGGTGAAGAAAAAGGTAGAGAAAGCAGCGTAA
- a CDS encoding oligosaccharide flippase family protein translates to MLFQILTTIGTRLLVLFGAFIVSVLTARLLGPEGKGMITAILVIPALVVTIADLGIRQAAAYLIGKKLFNYNDIVSTLLFMWFISSSLSVAVVMGILLLQYGGEYSWELLAICTLTVPVNLAIQYLRGIMQGKGNIGSINKVEIMKTALNFIILLTLVWALGMGVLGAALTQLLMAAFTLGYSMKLLLGEVKFKLKYIHPIPQQMMRQGFSFALALFIIQLNYRVDVIILERFTNVIEVGIYSVGTNLAELIWQLPAAIGLILFSRSASSSSSQAAVERTAKLIRVIMPMLLVFGVFFWFMSPLFIRLLYGADFAESGQVIRYLLPGIIAMVLFKLIHSDLSGRGAPLFSLRVSVIALIMNVLLNFLLVPQYGAVGASISSSISYMYAGVAFIILYARRESLSLFRLLILNKEDWAQIKSKIGSIGVRFMKLRSR, encoded by the coding sequence TGTATTATTCGGAGCTTTTATCGTTTCGGTACTGACAGCCAGGCTGCTGGGGCCCGAAGGCAAAGGGATGATAACGGCGATACTCGTCATCCCTGCGCTCGTTGTGACAATCGCCGATCTTGGCATTCGGCAGGCGGCTGCCTATCTCATCGGTAAAAAATTATTTAACTATAACGATATTGTATCGACCTTATTATTTATGTGGTTCATTTCCTCCTCCCTCAGTGTGGCTGTCGTCATGGGCATTTTGCTGCTCCAGTATGGAGGAGAGTACAGCTGGGAGCTGCTGGCCATTTGTACGCTGACGGTGCCCGTTAATCTTGCGATTCAATATTTACGCGGCATTATGCAGGGCAAAGGCAATATTGGCAGCATTAATAAGGTCGAAATTATGAAGACGGCGCTTAATTTCATCATTTTGCTCACACTCGTCTGGGCGCTTGGCATGGGGGTACTCGGAGCAGCGCTGACGCAGCTGCTGATGGCGGCGTTCACGTTAGGCTACTCCATGAAGCTGCTGCTTGGCGAAGTGAAATTCAAGCTCAAATATATTCACCCCATTCCGCAGCAGATGATGCGGCAGGGCTTCTCCTTTGCGCTTGCGCTGTTCATCATTCAGCTTAACTATCGGGTGGACGTCATTATTTTGGAGCGATTCACGAATGTCATCGAGGTCGGCATCTATTCTGTTGGCACAAATCTCGCCGAGCTCATCTGGCAGCTTCCAGCCGCTATTGGGCTCATTTTATTTTCACGCAGTGCAAGCTCAAGCAGCAGTCAGGCGGCGGTCGAACGGACGGCGAAGCTGATACGCGTCATTATGCCTATGCTTCTCGTGTTCGGCGTCTTCTTCTGGTTCATGTCGCCGTTGTTTATCCGCCTGCTGTATGGCGCTGATTTTGCCGAATCGGGGCAGGTTATTCGCTACTTGCTGCCGGGCATCATCGCCATGGTGCTGTTCAAGCTGATTCATTCCGACCTGTCGGGCAGAGGCGCGCCGCTGTTCTCACTGCGGGTATCGGTTATTGCGCTCATTATGAACGTCTTGCTTAATTTCCTTCTCGTTCCCCAATACGGGGCGGTTGGGGCGTCGATTTCCTCCAGCATTAGCTACATGTATGCGGGCGTCGCTTTTATTATTTTATATGCAAGGCGTGAATCGCTTAGCTTGTTCAGGCTATTGATTTTAAACAAAGAGGACTGGGCGCAAATCAAAAGTAAAATCGGCTCTATCGGCGTTCGTTTCATGAAGCTGCGAAGCCGCTAA